In Paenibacillus ihbetae, the following are encoded in one genomic region:
- a CDS encoding KinB-signaling pathway activation protein — translation MSLRKWSKLFLKTMLVGAVAALIVGLGLQLFNGFIDFKGVADFLIYPLILLGSGALVSVYSQMGFFAYLTLNYMGIGIFRKKTWQYIQIVLAVLALLELMFFRTFVGGSTSLGQDVGLGIAILAVAVIVAYFKVKSTNANAWIPTLFFMMAVSIVEIIGVLQIGVSNATIFMVVPLLICNAYQILTLHKVTQDEKKS, via the coding sequence TTGAGCTTACGGAAGTGGTCCAAATTATTTCTGAAGACGATGCTCGTAGGGGCAGTAGCGGCTTTAATTGTAGGTCTGGGGCTGCAGCTGTTCAATGGCTTTATCGATTTCAAGGGAGTAGCCGATTTTTTAATATACCCGCTGATTTTGTTGGGGTCTGGGGCTTTGGTGAGCGTGTATTCCCAGATGGGCTTTTTCGCCTACCTGACGTTAAATTATATGGGAATAGGCATATTCCGCAAAAAAACCTGGCAGTACATTCAGATCGTGCTTGCCGTTCTTGCACTGCTTGAGCTGATGTTCTTCCGCACATTCGTTGGTGGATCGACAAGCTTGGGACAAGATGTGGGCTTAGGGATTGCCATTCTGGCGGTTGCAGTCATTGTCGCTTATTTTAAAGTGAAGAGCACGAACGCCAATGCCTGGATACCGACGCTGTTCTTTATGATGGCGGTTTCCATTGTAGAGATTATCGGCGTTCTGCAGATCGGCGTGAGCAATGCCACCATCTTTATGGTCGTACCTCTTTTGATCTGTAATGCATACCAAATTCTAACGCTGCATAAAGTTACGCAGGATGAAAAAAAGAGCTAA
- the sigW gene encoding RNA polymerase sigma factor SigW, which translates to MVENLDVRLAKLARKGDQRAFAEIVELYKDKIFHLAYRMLSNRHEAEDVVQETFLRVYKNLDRYDENQKFSTWIYRIGTNLGIDRLRKRKPSFSLDAELNDSDGMDGYSLIPSDNRTPESETLLSETQRIIHQAIEGLPAKYKTIMILRYIQDLSLQEISEILDLPVTTIKTRVHRGREFLRKKLEHKL; encoded by the coding sequence ATGGTGGAAAATTTGGATGTAAGACTGGCAAAGCTGGCCCGCAAAGGCGATCAGCGAGCTTTTGCCGAAATTGTGGAGCTGTACAAGGATAAGATTTTTCATTTAGCATACCGAATGCTAAGCAACCGCCATGAGGCGGAGGACGTCGTACAGGAGACGTTCTTGCGTGTCTATAAAAACCTGGATCGTTATGACGAAAATCAGAAATTCTCGACCTGGATTTACCGGATCGGGACGAATCTTGGTATAGATCGGCTGCGAAAGCGCAAGCCTTCTTTCTCGCTGGATGCGGAACTGAACGATAGTGACGGCATGGATGGTTATTCCCTGATCCCGAGCGACAATCGCACACCGGAGAGCGAAACGCTTCTATCGGAAACGCAGCGGATCATTCACCAAGCAATCGAGGGACTCCCTGCCAAGTACAAGACGATCATGATCCTGAGGTATATACAGGATTTATCGCTGCAAGAGATTAGCGAGATATTGGACTTGCCTGTAACAACGATCAAAACGCGAGTCCATCGTGGACGTGAATTCCTTAGGAAAAAGCTGGAGCATAAATTGTAA
- a CDS encoding stage II sporulation protein M has translation MLRFSNFLRDLTTIRKALILSAVLFAGGIAVGWGSEEFEQLLLSQLQGLGEISQELRTSDNPEWSFFVFIFLNNSIKSVLVMLSGILLGVIPFIFLVVNGMVIGFLLKIVQGSGESLFDLIVKGLLPHGIIEIPVIVIACGYGLAFGGLVFRSMLASGEKRRGVGPEWRAFWRKLGTASLWVVVLLLIAAIIESTITLWLMS, from the coding sequence ATGTTACGTTTTAGCAATTTTCTTAGGGATTTAACCACGATCCGGAAGGCGCTCATTCTGTCTGCCGTCTTGTTTGCCGGCGGGATTGCGGTCGGGTGGGGATCGGAGGAATTTGAGCAGCTGCTTCTCAGTCAGCTTCAAGGGCTGGGGGAGATCAGTCAGGAGCTGCGGACGTCGGACAACCCGGAATGGAGCTTCTTTGTTTTTATATTTCTGAACAATAGCATCAAGAGTGTTCTGGTCATGCTGTCAGGCATTCTGCTCGGGGTTATTCCTTTCATCTTCCTAGTCGTTAACGGCATGGTAATCGGGTTTTTGCTGAAAATCGTACAGGGAAGCGGAGAGAGTCTGTTTGATCTCATCGTGAAGGGGCTGCTCCCGCATGGGATCATTGAAATTCCGGTCATTGTCATTGCCTGCGGGTATGGTCTTGCTTTTGGCGGGCTGGTCTTCCGAAGCATGCTTGCATCAGGCGAGAAAAGAAGAGGGGTAGGCCCTGAGTGGCGCGCCTTTTGGCGCAAGCTGGGGACGGCATCGCTGTGGGTTGTCGTGCTTCTGCTGATTGCCGCGATTATCGAAAGTACAATTACATTGTGGTTGATGTCATAA
- the pdaB gene encoding polysaccharide deacetylase family sporulation protein PdaB encodes MNSFYVFNGRKIKRFFFVLAAAVFAIGVIYVESDNISVFSETGPSAIYSVSTDKKQIALTFDISWGEKRAEPILKALKDNGVQKATFFLSGPWSKTHPDIVNAIKESGYEIGSHGFKHENYSSLSDEEIRKQIMSAHDILTSMTGQEPKLIRLPNGDFDKRVLSIAESLNYTVIQWDTDSRDWKNIGVDKIVDRVVSKAHPGDIVLMHASDSVKQTHEALPQIIQELRNKGYEFVTVTDLLQQGSTQGTEVRDHASIQKNIEDAGGL; translated from the coding sequence ATGAATTCTTTTTATGTATTCAACGGCAGAAAGATCAAGCGGTTTTTCTTTGTTCTTGCCGCAGCGGTATTTGCAATCGGCGTCATTTATGTGGAGAGCGACAATATCTCGGTATTCTCTGAAACCGGCCCGTCGGCCATTTACAGCGTGTCTACAGACAAGAAGCAGATAGCCCTGACATTTGATATCAGCTGGGGGGAAAAACGCGCAGAACCCATTCTGAAGGCGTTAAAAGACAACGGAGTCCAGAAAGCCACCTTCTTCCTCTCCGGACCTTGGAGCAAAACGCATCCGGACATCGTGAACGCCATTAAGGAAAGCGGCTATGAAATCGGCAGCCATGGCTTCAAGCACGAGAATTACAGCTCCCTGTCCGACGAGGAGATTCGGAAGCAGATTATGTCGGCTCATGATATTTTAACCTCGATGACCGGACAAGAACCGAAATTAATCCGATTGCCGAACGGTGACTTTGATAAACGGGTCTTAAGCATTGCGGAAAGCCTCAACTATACCGTTATCCAGTGGGATACGGACTCCAGAGACTGGAAGAACATCGGCGTGGATAAAATCGTTGACCGTGTCGTCTCCAAAGCGCATCCTGGCGATATTGTGCTCATGCATGCCAGCGATTCCGTCAAGCAGACGCACGAAGCGTTGCCGCAGATTATTCAAGAACTCCGCAATAAGGGATATGAGTTCGTCACCGTGACCGACCTGCTCCAGCAAGGAAGCACACAAGGCACAGAGGTGCGCGACCATGCCTCGATTCAAAAAAACATAGAGGATGCCGGCGGGCTGTGA
- the gerD gene encoding spore germination lipoprotein GerD: MKWPLFRLCIIVFVAALTLTACGQEQSASPQLGYKEIKSMVVDILKTDEGKKAVEDALGGGSGSSGSTGSMGMRMMTAQSGEEIRMAVKDTLVSEEYKKEIEKIMTDPKFAGDFAKAINSQSKQLHMQLIKDPTYQKAIQDMLKSPDVMKSFLELTNTPDYRKQSMTVMQEAMQNPLFRMEVLELLKSVVKDELQPKVEKKQPQEGQKQGQGGGEGGGEGEGGGEGGGQGEEGGSGS; the protein is encoded by the coding sequence ATGAAGTGGCCGTTATTTCGTTTATGTATTATCGTCTTCGTTGCTGCCTTAACGCTTACCGCTTGCGGCCAGGAACAGAGCGCTTCCCCTCAGCTTGGATATAAAGAGATCAAATCCATGGTGGTTGACATCCTGAAGACCGACGAAGGGAAAAAAGCGGTGGAAGATGCGCTCGGAGGCGGCTCGGGTTCTTCCGGAAGCACCGGCTCGATGGGCATGCGGATGATGACCGCCCAATCCGGCGAAGAGATCCGGATGGCCGTAAAAGATACGCTGGTGTCGGAAGAATATAAAAAAGAAATCGAAAAAATTATGACCGACCCGAAATTTGCCGGCGATTTCGCCAAAGCGATCAATTCCCAAAGCAAACAGCTGCATATGCAGTTGATTAAAGACCCTACTTATCAAAAGGCCATTCAGGACATGCTGAAATCCCCGGACGTGATGAAGTCGTTCCTTGAGCTGACCAACACGCCGGATTACCGTAAGCAGTCCATGACCGTCATGCAAGAGGCGATGCAAAATCCTCTATTCCGAATGGAAGTACTGGAGCTTCTGAAATCCGTCGTAAAGGACGAGCTTCAACCTAAAGTGGAGAAGAAGCAGCCGCAAGAGGGGCAGAAGCAAGGGCAAGGCGGCGGTGAAGGCGGCGGCGAGGGTGAAGGTGGCGGCGAAGGCGGCGGTCAAGGAGAAGAGGGCGGCAGCGGAAGTTAA
- a CDS encoding zf-HC2 domain-containing protein, giving the protein MDCKLAVSLMHDYLDNDLSEPKQLELKQHLQECAECRVNFEKLEHTDMLLFSLTHHATKPSDDLADRIMGMLPKPKKQKAWVTWVRNHPALTAAAMFVVVMLFSTISFWNQENQLVVKSDEFEKLVIEGDTVIIPADQVIAGDITVENGKAKVYGQVNGNLTVIDGELFQASTAHIAGQVKDIDKAMDWIWYKISNLFTDVAYR; this is encoded by the coding sequence ATGGATTGCAAATTAGCCGTCTCTTTGATGCATGATTATCTGGATAATGACTTGTCCGAGCCGAAGCAGCTTGAATTGAAGCAGCATTTGCAGGAATGCGCCGAGTGCCGAGTCAATTTCGAGAAGCTGGAGCATACCGATATGCTTCTATTTTCCTTAACTCATCATGCTACGAAGCCATCAGATGATCTAGCAGACCGCATTATGGGCATGCTGCCTAAGCCTAAGAAGCAGAAGGCATGGGTTACCTGGGTTAGGAATCATCCTGCTCTTACGGCGGCAGCCATGTTTGTCGTGGTCATGCTCTTTAGCACCATCAGCTTCTGGAACCAAGAGAACCAGCTGGTTGTGAAGAGTGATGAATTCGAGAAGCTGGTGATTGAAGGCGACACGGTCATCATTCCTGCCGATCAGGTCATTGCGGGAGATATAACCGTCGAGAATGGGAAGGCTAAGGTCTATGGCCAAGTGAATGGAAATCTCACGGTCATTGACGGGGAGTTGTTCCAGGCCTCCACCGCTCATATAGCAGGTCAAGTTAAAGATATTGATAAGGCAATGGATTGGATATGGTACAAAATCTCCAATCTGTTCACAGATGTCGCTTACCGATAA
- the ppc gene encoding phosphoenolpyruvate carboxylase, with amino-acid sequence MTELTVTAKSNSNNLLRRDVRFLGNILGEVLVHQGGNELLDIVEKIRETSKSLRSVFLPELFADFKRIISTLEPDIRHQVIRAFAIYFQLVNIAEQNHRIRRKRDYERSAGEGVQPGSIESAVQDLKERNIPFEEVQEILENLSLELVMTAHPTEAMRRAILDIHKRIAEDVMLLDNPTLTFREREQLREKLLNEVITLWQTDELRDRKPTVLDEVRNGMYYFHETLFHILPEVYQELERCLNKYYPGHHWHVPTYLRFGSWIGGDRDGNPSVTADVTWKTLEMQRKLAIREYQRILRDFMKYLSFSSTIVNVSDELIASIEKDRQNVTLKKMEIWHNEKEPYRIKLVYMLAKISHILDDDMTGSERYQSPEEFIEDLKIIDRSLRFHFADYVADTYIQKLIRQVELFGFHTATLDIRQHSKEHENAMAEILHKMNVTSDYVQLSEDEKIALLNDLLNDPRPLTTPYQEYSDSTEECLEVYRTVFRAQKEFGVKCISSYLISMSEGASDILEVMVFAKEAGLFRKDTDGTVVATLQAAPLFETIEDLHAAPEIMRKLFNLPIYREAVSAMNDLQEIMLGYSDSNKDGGAITANWELQVALKEITAVANEYGIKVKYFHGRGGSLGRGGMPLNRSILAQPASTIAGGIKITEQGEVISSRYSLKGIAYRSLEQATSALITASINARYPETQSVDKEWEDIASRISEAAQKKYQDLIFRDPDFLTFFKESTPLPEVGELNIGSRPSKRKNSDRFEDLRAIPWVFAWTQSRYLLPAWYAAGTGIQSFYQGKEENLKVLQKMYTDYPFFTSLIDTLQMALAKADLIIAKEYSLMTKDDTSRERIFGMIQEEFNLTKDLVLKITGQQDILDNQPVLQESIRLRNPYVDPLSYLQVQLLNELRSLREQGQDDAELLREVLLTINGIAAGLRNTG; translated from the coding sequence ATGACTGAACTTACAGTAACCGCAAAGAGTAATTCCAACAATCTGCTGCGGCGAGATGTACGGTTCCTTGGCAATATTCTTGGAGAAGTTCTGGTCCACCAAGGTGGCAACGAGCTTCTAGATATAGTTGAGAAAATTCGCGAAACGAGCAAATCGTTGCGATCCGTATTTCTTCCTGAATTGTTCGCAGATTTTAAAAGAATCATCAGCACGCTGGAACCGGACATTCGCCATCAGGTGATCCGCGCATTTGCGATTTACTTCCAATTGGTTAACATCGCAGAGCAGAATCACCGCATCCGCCGGAAACGCGATTATGAGCGCTCCGCTGGTGAAGGCGTTCAGCCGGGATCCATTGAAAGTGCGGTCCAGGATCTGAAAGAACGCAACATCCCTTTTGAAGAAGTTCAAGAAATTCTCGAAAATCTATCCCTTGAGCTGGTCATGACAGCTCACCCTACTGAAGCGATGCGCAGAGCCATTCTCGACATCCATAAACGGATCGCCGAGGATGTGATGCTGCTAGACAACCCAACATTAACATTCCGCGAAAGAGAACAGCTTCGGGAGAAGCTTCTGAATGAAGTAATCACGCTGTGGCAAACCGATGAGCTTCGCGACCGTAAGCCGACCGTTCTGGATGAGGTTCGTAACGGAATGTATTATTTCCATGAAACACTGTTTCACATTCTGCCAGAGGTTTATCAAGAGCTGGAGCGTTGCCTGAACAAGTACTATCCGGGCCACCATTGGCATGTTCCGACGTATCTGCGTTTCGGATCGTGGATCGGCGGAGACCGGGACGGTAATCCTTCGGTGACGGCGGACGTGACCTGGAAAACCCTTGAGATGCAGCGTAAATTGGCCATCCGTGAATACCAACGGATCCTGCGAGATTTCATGAAGTATCTCAGCTTCAGCTCGACCATTGTCAACGTATCCGACGAGTTGATTGCATCCATTGAGAAGGACCGCCAAAACGTCACGCTGAAGAAGATGGAAATTTGGCACAATGAGAAAGAGCCGTATCGGATTAAACTCGTATATATGCTCGCCAAAATCAGCCATATTCTCGATGACGACATGACCGGCAGCGAGCGCTACCAGTCACCGGAGGAATTCATTGAGGATTTGAAGATCATCGACCGCAGCCTGCGTTTCCATTTTGCCGACTATGTCGCCGATACGTATATCCAGAAGCTGATTCGCCAGGTCGAGTTGTTTGGCTTCCATACCGCAACCCTGGATATAAGACAGCACAGCAAAGAGCATGAGAATGCAATGGCTGAGATTTTGCACAAAATGAACGTGACCAGTGATTACGTGCAATTAAGCGAAGATGAGAAAATTGCGCTGCTGAACGACCTGCTGAATGACCCGCGTCCGCTGACGACCCCTTATCAGGAGTACAGCGACAGCACGGAGGAGTGCCTGGAAGTGTACCGCACCGTTTTCCGCGCACAGAAGGAATTCGGCGTGAAGTGCATTTCGAGTTATCTGATCAGTATGTCGGAGGGTGCAAGCGATATTCTGGAAGTAATGGTGTTTGCGAAGGAAGCCGGATTGTTCCGCAAGGATACGGACGGTACGGTTGTTGCCACCTTGCAGGCAGCGCCGTTGTTCGAGACGATCGAGGACCTGCACGCGGCGCCTGAGATCATGCGTAAGCTCTTCAACCTTCCGATCTATCGGGAGGCCGTAAGCGCAATGAACGACCTGCAGGAGATCATGCTCGGCTACTCTGACAGCAACAAGGACGGCGGAGCCATTACAGCCAACTGGGAGCTTCAGGTGGCGCTTAAGGAAATTACCGCGGTTGCCAATGAGTACGGCATCAAGGTGAAGTATTTCCATGGTCGCGGCGGATCCTTGGGACGCGGCGGCATGCCGCTGAACCGCAGTATTCTGGCACAACCGGCGTCCACGATTGCCGGCGGCATCAAGATTACGGAGCAGGGCGAGGTCATCTCGTCACGCTATTCCCTGAAGGGAATTGCATATCGAAGCCTGGAACAAGCCACTTCGGCGCTCATTACGGCATCGATCAATGCTCGTTATCCTGAAACTCAATCCGTCGATAAAGAATGGGAGGACATCGCATCCCGGATCTCGGAGGCAGCGCAGAAGAAGTATCAGGATCTGATCTTCCGTGACCCGGATTTCCTCACCTTCTTCAAGGAATCGACTCCGCTTCCGGAAGTGGGCGAGCTTAATATCGGTTCCCGTCCATCGAAGCGAAAGAACAGCGACCGTTTTGAGGACCTCAGAGCCATTCCATGGGTGTTTGCATGGACCCAGAGCCGTTACCTCCTTCCGGCATGGTACGCGGCTGGCACGGGCATACAGAGCTTCTATCAGGGCAAGGAAGAGAACCTGAAGGTGCTCCAGAAGATGTACACGGACTATCCGTTCTTCACGTCGCTGATTGATACGCTTCAGATGGCACTCGCCAAGGCGGATCTGATCATTGCTAAGGAATACTCCTTAATGACAAAGGACGATACGTCACGCGAGCGCATCTTTGGAATGATCCAGGAAGAGTTCAACCTGACGAAGGACCTTGTCCTCAAAATCACCGGGCAGCAGGACATTCTGGATAATCAACCGGTACTGCAGGAGTCGATTCGACTCCGCAACCCTTACGTCGATCCGCTTAGCTACCTGCAGGTCCAGCTTCTCAACGAGCTTCGCAGCTTAAGAGAGCAGGGGCAGGATGATGCCGAGCTGCTTCGCGAAGTGCTGCTCACAATTAACGGCATTGCGGCAGGACTTCGGAATACGGGCTGA
- a CDS encoding P-loop NTPase: MLTREQVQEILQPLTDPETGKSLMELQRIRDIVVKERTVRLSVTYSSEDVRASLEAQIRELLEAMGAEDIHIRMRPLEQGGGEAARNQEPSHQEKLTKGHAAGMENHELLSEESGVTFIAVASGKGGVGKSTVTVNLAAALARQGKKVGLIDADIYGFSVPDMMGIEIGPTVSDDGVIHPVERFGVKVMSMGFFIRENSPVIWRGPMLGKMLRQFFSDVAWGELDYMLLDLPPGTGDIALDVHQMIPQSKEIIVTTPHATAAFVAARAGAMAIQTEHEILGVVENMAYYACSHCGEKDYVFGRGGGGKLAETLHTELLAQLPLGGPDNHPSEPDFSPSVYKPGTESAAIYDEVAAKIVDKCESNR, from the coding sequence AACAGGTACAGGAGATACTCCAGCCGTTGACCGATCCCGAAACCGGGAAGAGTCTGATGGAGCTCCAGCGTATTCGGGATATCGTGGTCAAAGAACGGACAGTCCGTCTATCCGTAACCTATAGCAGCGAAGATGTACGCGCTTCCTTGGAGGCGCAAATCCGGGAGCTTCTGGAGGCGATGGGGGCGGAGGATATCCATATCCGCATGCGGCCGCTGGAACAAGGCGGGGGCGAAGCGGCCCGAAATCAGGAGCCGAGCCACCAGGAGAAGCTGACGAAGGGCCATGCCGCAGGTATGGAGAACCATGAGTTATTGAGCGAGGAATCGGGCGTTACTTTCATTGCTGTAGCGAGCGGCAAGGGTGGTGTCGGCAAATCGACGGTGACCGTCAACCTGGCTGCGGCGTTGGCGCGACAAGGCAAGAAGGTCGGGCTCATTGATGCGGACATTTACGGCTTCAGCGTACCGGATATGATGGGCATCGAAATCGGGCCGACCGTTTCCGATGACGGTGTCATTCATCCCGTAGAACGTTTCGGCGTTAAAGTGATGTCCATGGGCTTCTTCATCCGTGAGAACAGCCCCGTGATTTGGCGAGGTCCAATGCTTGGCAAGATGCTGCGCCAGTTTTTCAGCGATGTAGCTTGGGGGGAGCTGGACTACATGCTTCTTGATCTTCCGCCGGGGACGGGAGATATCGCCTTGGACGTGCATCAGATGATCCCGCAGAGCAAGGAGATTATCGTGACGACGCCGCATGCTACGGCGGCATTTGTCGCCGCAAGAGCGGGGGCAATGGCGATCCAGACCGAGCATGAGATATTGGGCGTTGTTGAAAATATGGCGTACTATGCCTGCTCCCATTGCGGCGAGAAGGATTATGTATTCGGGCGTGGCGGCGGCGGGAAGCTTGCCGAGACGCTCCACACGGAGCTGCTGGCGCAGCTGCCGCTCGGGGGGCCGGATAACCATCCGTCCGAGCCTGATTTCTCTCCTTCGGTATATAAGCCTGGCACCGAAAGCGCCGCGATATACGATGAGGTTGCGGCCAAGATTGTGGATAAGTGCGAGAGCAACCGTTAA